TTGACTCGTTCTCACCAACTGTAATAgaactcttcctctcttctgTCCCCTTCTTCTGTGTGGTATCAGGAATAGATGTTGTTGGGAGAGGATCAGAGGGACGGTTGTGGTTGATGGGAAAGTTGCCTGTGAGACTAGGGCCAACACGGTACTGCTGCAAGAAGCCGGTCTGAGTAAATAGATGGTTTTTGGCTGCTTTGATCTTCGCCCAAAGGTTCTGGTCCTCGTCCATATTTTATTCTCATTGCATTTCGACAAAGGTCTAGCAGGTAGCTCTCATATATTGTTATTTATACTAGCTAAAAAGATGTTCAAACAAACAAAGTAAAAGAAAATCCAAGCTGGCTATAATAACCTGTATGTAATTCACTATAGAGAACAGTGAATATCAAAATGCAGTATGACAGCACGGCAAGGCAGGGACAAAAGCATAGTAAAGACAAAGGAAGGTAATTCCACATGTGCTATATTACTATATACTAAATTCTATTGAGACTAGCAAGCTGGTTGTACTCATATGCTCTTCTACGAGAGCCAGTGTATTTGGTAGACATACTCCGCAGTGGGAGAACTTACGAAAAACCAAGTATCTTACAACTCCGACAAGAAACGAGACACTTCTCAGACAAACTGTCAGCAAAATGCTTTCAATATTAAGAAAAGCTCGATTAAAGGACAAGGAGATGCGGATTTTGATGCTGTACGTATACACGTCTCTTTTGGTGGATTTGATGCTGATACCCCTCCAGCGGGCTTGACAATGCCGGCAAGACCACCATTGTGAAGAAGATTATGAACGAGGATGTCAATACAGTCAGTCCGACGCTGGGTTTTATTATCAAAACAATAGATTTCATGGGGTACGTTTCTTCCCCTCTATCGCTGAGAATTTTACTGACTTGGGTGTAGGTATCGGTTGAATATATGTACGTTGTCGGATTGCCTTCAACTGACCACGCCATGACTGACCATCATCAGGGGACGTAGGAGGCCAGAAAACCCTTCGATCTTACTGGAAAAACTATTTTGAAAAGACCGATACTTTAATTTGGGTGGTCGATGCGACAGATCGACTTCGAGTCGATGACTGTCGAGAAGAACTGGCCGGTTTGCTTTTGGAAGAGGTGCGCTTTGCGTCTCTCTGCACGTTTTTTTTACGTTTACTTTGCTAATTTGTCAAATTTCTTAGCGTCTTATGGGTGCTAGTCtcttgatcttcttgaataAGACCGATGTCGAGGGATGCATGAGTCAAGATGAAGTCCGCGAAGTGagttttcatttctttttttttatctttttcctctctttGATTATGATAATCTCAGCCTTGGTTTGCTAAATTTTCTTAGCGTCTCTGCTTGGATGCCATCAAAACACACAAATGGACCATATTGCCCTGCAGTGCCATGACCGGAAGAAACCTCCACGAAGGACTGGAATGGGTGATCCAAGACGCGAAGGACCGACTATTCCTGTACTAGCCATGTATCTGACAGTACATTGCGACACCTACGACTCCTTTCTTGACCATACGTACGGAGTATTGGCAGAGTACATAATGTCCCGGAAGACGTACTCCGTCCAGAGCACAGGGCACAAAGCACAGAAGCGGAAAAAACGGGGTTTTCCCCTTTTCTCGATGGTAGGAAAATGTGAAATCAGGGACCGGACCGGGATAAACAGAAACCCAGATCCTCGGAACGGAACCATCGAGTAAAAAATATTTGGATCTCAATCTCGCGCGGGAGGAGAAAGGCTTGGTCGAGGATCGTCTGAATGTGTTTCCGAGGAATAATATGTATCCTTTTTGGCGCCGTACCTGTACCTACAAGTACAAATACAAGTATGTCGGCTCACCGTACATCTAGTctacgtactccgtactctgtacttgtcACCGGCCATTGTTTCTGGATTGCTGAAATGCGTTATGTGTCGACTTCCGGTGCATATCACAATGCTTGATTTACTCTAGCCATAATTCGCCACCGTAGCATCACCCGGACCATACGGATGCTCCGAGTAGTTCGTTTAGCCGTGGTTTAGTTAGCCAGGTACAATGTCGGGTTCGCGGGGCGGCAGAGACGGCTCCACCGGAATTGGGCAGACGTAAACAGAGAGTAAACAAGACTAGAATAGAGAACGagacgaagaggaaagaggaagagtaaCACAAGTGATAGCCACTGTCAACTGAAAGGCTCTTTGTGTACAGCATGGCAGTAAAATATGTGGTATACCCgtgctccgtacagagtTCTCCGTACAATCCTTATAACTACTGGACTGAAAGCAGATTGGGCCACTATGAAATGACCAGCAAGGACGCAGTGGGGTTTTCCGTGGCAATTACGCAGCAGTAatagaaggaaagaagaaatccTGACCATTCTCTTCATTTCTTTCCATCTTCTCAGCCGAGCTTATTTTGGTGCTGTTCCTCAgctccaccaccaccacctcctccaccaccGAGAGCCCCAAAATAATCGACCATACAGGAAAACTCATCTTAAATCTCAGAGACACTCGTTCCGATCCAACATTCAACTCATTCATTCCCTTTATTCTACGACGACTCTATATTCCCTACCCTCTCTTTCTACTTCGTACCTGTATCCTTAGATATTCTCTCTGCATTATTCCCCACTGTCTGTGGcctgtcttttcttttactgcgtctctcatttctttttccgACCCTTGCTTGATTGATTAATTCCCCTGAATTTTCCCCTCTCCTTTCCAATTTTCTATCTTTATCTGGCTGGACGGCGTCCTCGCCAGTCATGGCTTCTTCCACTCCAGACCCCGACGGGACCGAGGATGTCAACGATTTCTTGCAACGAATCCGCCAGTTGGGAGAACAACGCGAcaaggaggacgaggagcgCACAAAGAAGCTGGAGGAAGAGATCCTGCAAGGTCGACGGGAACGACAGGCCCGCAGAGCAGGTAATTATATTCactgattttctttttttggtctTTGTTTTTGAAATTGTTCCGTTTGACATTCCACATTCCTGTGTTTTCCCCTCCCGCAGTGACTCGACCCCTCCATAGCAGACATCTGAACGATTAAAAGGAGCAAAAAAGGATGTATTGATACTAATCTTGTCCGTTACATAACAGAACGCGCTCGGTCGATATCCCCCACAAAAGACTCGCCCCTTCTGGATGCGACTCGATTGAGCATTTCGTCTATCGGTTCTCGCCCCATCGACCCTCCAGAGCATCTGGAGCCCACAACACAAACAACAGACCCCGAATCCTCCACCAAACCCGATTCGATGCTCTCAGATGTTCCTGAGAAACCGAAAGCGGATGAGTACGGAATGGACACCTCTCCTACGAGACCTTCACCGCCGTCGCCTCTCGCTCGGAGTCGACACGGAACATTATCCTGGCAACAGCGACCCTTATCACGAGAATTCGGCCGTTCGCTCTTCTCGACATCTCCTACTCGCGCAAACCGTTTGAGATCCATGTCCTCGGTCACCGGCGATAGTCAGGGTCAGGAGCGGTCTCCATCTCGGGATCAAAACACACATACTTGGTCGGCCAATGATACGACTCCTGCACCCCGCCAAACCGCGGATCGAGAGCTTGAGTCTCCAATGCTGCAGAAGAGCACCGCAGATGATGTGGATTCAAACCGTGATCAAGAGGTGTCAGAAGCCGCTCGGGAGAACACGGCAGAGCAAGAAAAACATTCCGGTCAACAGCATGTTGACGAAAGATCCCGCTCCCCTTCCAGGGCGAGCTCGACCTTCGGGGACAGCAACGTGAGCAATCGATATTCGAGCATGTCATCCGTGTCAACAGCCACAGGACTCGGTTCTCCGCTTCCATCATCAAATGCCCAGAGATTCGAACCTCCAAAGGCAGAATCGAGCACCGAAGAGCAATTGCCTCCATCTCCTACCCAGCGACGACTCTCACCGGAGCGCCCGTCATCACCGACGAAAGGAATGGGTGGGTTCGTCCAGAGTGCCATGATGAAACGTTCCGATACCGTTTCGAAACGCTGGAGTGCACAGCTTCCTTCGAGCCTCACGCGGAACAATTCTATTTCTAGCAACCGCAACAGCATCGCAGTGCCGAACTATGGGGACACCATTTCCGCAACGAGCCCTCCTAAACTCGGCAAGGATGCTCCACCTTTCTTGTCCCATCGTCCAAGCTCGAGCCACAGCGAGGTAACAGTTGTTACCAATAGGAGAGGAAGTGAAAGACCATCCACTCCTCCTGTTCCTAATGAGGGCAACGAAAACAGCGGAAGCAACGCAAAGACTGAAGAAGGTGCATCTCGGCCATTGCTCACCCTCCATGCGAGAACTGCTAGCACCCTGGACAAGGAGGACCGGAATGTCGATCCTAACCCGACAAGTCCGGTAGTCTCACGGACCATGGACCCAAAACGGTGGAGTCCTACTAAAGCCACCTGGCTGGAGAGTGCCCTGAATCGGCCCGACTCGCCAAGACATAAAAGGCAACCTTCGCAAACTTCTTGGAAGGATCGCCAGTCCCGAGGCAGTATCGATCTGGGCCGGTCAAATAGCTTTAAGGAAGTTACTCCAGCGGGTCTAATGCGTCCTGTCGCTCCCGGTAACCACTACAAGAAACCCAGCATTACCGGATTGCCGGATTTGTCTGGCACGCTAGACACTGGCAGAGGAAAGGTGCCTTCTGGCTTGGAGCCTTCCAAGGAGAGTAATCCAGCGACCATGGCCAAACCAATCacggagaagaaggaagatgaagaggttgttccttctccttcgctGTCGATCTCACCAGAAAAGAGCCCAGTTCAAAGTACGTCGAATGTTCCGGACCGCAAACCTGTGCCTCTTACCCTCACGCCTACACCTAACATCGCACCACCTTCCCCCCTATCTGCTCGAGATCCCGCGTCGCCAAAGCCAAAAGCCCAATCCCCTGTCATCGACTTTAGGGCAAACCTTCGGAAGAGAGAAGTCGCTAAAGAAGCTACACCCAAAGGCGAACCGGAACCGGAGTTCAAGAACATTTTCGGGAAGCTGAAGAAAACGGAAAAGAACTCCTTTACGCAGCAAAATGAGCTCAAGGACAATATCCTAAAGGGGAGGGCGGCATTGAATGCGACCGGTGGCCCAAAGAAGAACTCCAAACCGGATGAGGTGAAGGAAGGTCTTCTCAAGCAGAAAGACATCAGAACCGGCGGCGGCTTATCGAGGCGAAATACTGCCGGGGAAAACGACGCCCCTGCCAAATTCGTCCCCGAGGCCATTGCCAGGCGACATAACCTTAGTAAATCGAGCAGCGTCCGAAGCAGCAATGCACCTTCCTCGCCCTCAACCCTCGAACCCGGTACACCACGAGACTTACAGAGTCTGAAGTCGCCTGTTTTCTCGCCTCAGACTGAAGGATCTACAGAAAATCCAGAAAACCTTCAACTCTCGCCCGCACCTGACGACTCCGCCGCCCACGAGCCCGAGCTCAAGCGCCAACCCGAAACTCAGCCTACCGATGTCGCCTCCCCTGTTGTCGAACCCAGCTCCGAAGACAAGAATGACGTATTGGAGGAACAAATAAAGAAGGACGACGAGCTCGAAACTAAACAAGAAGACTCGAAAGCGATTGAGGAGGCCATTCAGCTGGTGCGTGCTTTGCCGTCGGAAACCGTCGCGGCAGTCGCAACTCCGCCTGCGCCTGCTGCAACTGAAGGTCTTGCTGCTAAAGGTAACAAACTTGCAGGCCGAATCAACCCTGCCTTAGTGGGGCTTTTGTCTCGCGGGCCCTCCAATGCTGGCGCAAGTGATGGGCCGAAGCATGCCGTCTCGTCTGGGCAAAGCGGCTCGGAGTCGGCACCCGGTGCTCCATTGACACATGTTACAAAAAGTCGGGCAAGAGGGCCGAGGAGACGTGCACCAGGGGCTACTGCCGCCAGTCAAACAAAGTCTCCTGCTGCTGTTCAGCCTGAACTCCCTTCTCAACCCGAGCAGTCCGCTGATGAAACCGAGTCATCTGCCCCAAAAGATGAGGCGTTCGCTCAGTCTGAGGTACCGATCCCAAACGACGAGCCATTGGCAATTCAAACTGAGCAGCTCTCTAGTGAAACGGAGCCTGTTGCCCCAAACGATGAATCCCCTGCTGCTCAGTTTGAGCTGCCTGCCCAAGAGCCTGAGCCGTCTGCTCATCTTTCCAGCGAAGCAGAAGCGTCTGCCCCAAACGACAAGCTATCGGCGGCTGAGCCTGAGCTGAATGACCCAAAGGAGGAGCTGCAGACTGCTCAGACTGAGTTGCATATCAGTCAACCTGAAGCATCTCCCATCAGGACTGGGCAGTCTGCTATTGAGGCGGAATCAAATATTGTGAGAGATGAGCTTGTCGTGGAGCGTGAATCGGTTGTCTCGCACCCAGAGTCGTCTGTCCCAAACGACGAAGTATCCACTGCTCAGATTGAGTTTCCTGTCAGTCAACCTGAACCTTCGGCCCAACCTGAGCTGCCTTCCTCAAAGGATGAGCCGCGCACGGCTGAGTTTGaactgcctaccacccaGCTTGGGACACTCTCCACCCAACAGGGGCAGCATTATCTGGTTGAATCAGAACAGACTGTTCCAAAGGATGAATCAGTTGTTGACTCTGAACCTTTTGCAACGCAGCCAGAGTCGTCTATCCTGAAAGATGACGTGCCGGCCGGCCAATTTGAGCATCTAGTTCAACCTGAGCTACCTTCTCCAGAGGATGAGCAGCGCACGCCTGACTTCGAACTGCCTACAGCCCAGCGCGAGGCATCCTTCGTTCAACATGAGCAGCAGTCTGCAGCTGAAGTAGAACATAAAGCTACCATCCTGAAAGATGAGCCAGTCATCGAGTCCGAACCTGTTGTGACACAGCTGAGGTTACCTGTCCCGGAACATGATGTGCCGGCCAGCCAACCTGAATCTGAGCTGCCATCCCAAAAGGATGAGCCACGCATGGGTGGGTTTGAACTGCCTGTCACCCTGCCGGAGACACCCTTCGCTCAACATGAGCAACAATCTACGGCGGAAGCAGAACCGACCGTCCCATTTGTTGAGTCGGAACCCGTTGTGACGCAGCTGGAGTCGCATGTTCCAAAGGATGAGGTGCTGGTTAGACAGCCTGAGTTTGAGCTGGATATTTCTAACGATGAACCTCACCCTGCTCACCCTGACGTGCCTCTAAGTCAACCCGAGGAATTTTCCGTTCATAACATGCAGCAATCTGCGACTGAAGCAGAGCGCTCTGTCCTGAAAGATGACGTGCCAGTCAGCCAATCTGAGTCTGAGCTGGGTTCCTCTAACGATGCGTCTCATCCCGCTCAACTTGACCTGCCTGCCAACCAACTTGGGACAATTTCTATCCAAGATAAGCAGCAGTCTACGGATGAAGCAGAACTGACCATTCCAAAAGATGAGTCAATTGTTGAGTCTGAATCTGTCGTGGCACAGTTGGAGTTGAAAGATGATGCGTCTGTTGACGCCGAGTCGAACTATGAGCCTCACTCTGCTCAACTTGACCTGCCTCTCAGCCAACCTGAGACATCCGTTCGAGATGTGCAGCAATATTCGACTGAAGTAGAGCACTCTATCCCAGAAGAACCATCCACTGTCCGACCTGAGCCGGTTACCAGGGAAGCTGACACTTCGGATACCAAATTGAAGTCACCAGTCCCAAAGGATGACTTCCAATTCGGATTTCCAGTTGCACAAACTGAGCAGTCTACCGTGGAAGACGAGCCATCTGTTGAGCCGTCATTCCTTCAAGATGAGCAGTCCACGA
This Aspergillus chevalieri M1 DNA, chromosome 3, nearly complete sequence DNA region includes the following protein-coding sequences:
- a CDS encoding putative gelsolin repeat protein (COG:S;~EggNog:ENOG410PG87;~InterPro:IPR025118,IPR007122,IPR029919,IPR029006;~PFAM:PF13254;~go_function: GO:0051015 - actin filament binding [Evidence IEA];~go_process: GO:0030036 - actin cytoskeleton organization [Evidence IEA];~go_process: GO:0051014 - actin filament severing [Evidence IEA]), which produces MASSTPDPDGTEDVNDFLQRIRQLGEQRDKEDEERTKKLEEEILQGRRERQARRAERARSISPTKDSPLLDATRLSISSIGSRPIDPPEHLEPTTQTTDPESSTKPDSMLSDVPEKPKADEYGMDTSPTRPSPPSPLARSRHGTLSWQQRPLSREFGRSLFSTSPTRANRLRSMSSVTGDSQGQERSPSRDQNTHTWSANDTTPAPRQTADRELESPMLQKSTADDVDSNRDQEVSEAARENTAEQEKHSGQQHVDERSRSPSRASSTFGDSNVSNRYSSMSSVSTATGLGSPLPSSNAQRFEPPKAESSTEEQLPPSPTQRRLSPERPSSPTKGMGGFVQSAMMKRSDTVSKRWSAQLPSSLTRNNSISSNRNSIAVPNYGDTISATSPPKLGKDAPPFLSHRPSSSHSEVTVVTNRRGSERPSTPPVPNEGNENSGSNAKTEEGASRPLLTLHARTASTLDKEDRNVDPNPTSPVVSRTMDPKRWSPTKATWLESALNRPDSPRHKRQPSQTSWKDRQSRGSIDLGRSNSFKEVTPAGLMRPVAPGNHYKKPSITGLPDLSGTLDTGRGKVPSGLEPSKESNPATMAKPITEKKEDEEVVPSPSLSISPEKSPVQSTSNVPDRKPVPLTLTPTPNIAPPSPLSARDPASPKPKAQSPVIDFRANLRKREVAKEATPKGEPEPEFKNIFGKLKKTEKNSFTQQNELKDNILKGRAALNATGGPKKNSKPDEVKEGLLKQKDIRTGGGLSRRNTAGENDAPAKFVPEAIARRHNLSKSSSVRSSNAPSSPSTLEPGTPRDLQSLKSPVFSPQTEGSTENPENLQLSPAPDDSAAHEPELKRQPETQPTDVASPVVEPSSEDKNDVLEEQIKKDDELETKQEDSKAIEEAIQLVRALPSETVAAVATPPAPAATEGLAAKGNKLAGRINPALVGLLSRGPSNAGASDGPKHAVSSGQSGSESAPGAPLTHVTKSRARGPRRRAPGATAASQTKSPAAVQPELPSQPEQSADETESSAPKDEAFAQSEVPIPNDEPLAIQTEQLSSETEPVAPNDESPAAQFELPAQEPEPSAHLSSEAEASAPNDKLSAAEPELNDPKEELQTAQTELHISQPEASPIRTGQSAIEAESNIVRDELVVERESVVSHPESSVPNDEVSTAQIEFPVSQPEPSAQPELPSSKDEPRTAEFELPTTQLGTLSTQQGQHYLVESEQTVPKDESVVDSEPFATQPESSILKDDVPAGQFEHLVQPELPSPEDEQRTPDFELPTAQREASFVQHEQQSAAEVEHKATILKDEPVIESEPVVTQLRLPVPEHDVPASQPESELPSQKDEPRMGGFELPVTLPETPFAQHEQQSTAEAEPTVPFVESEPVVTQLESHVPKDEVLVRQPEFELDISNDEPHPAHPDVPLSQPEEFSVHNMQQSATEAERSVLKDDVPVSQSESELGSSNDASHPAQLDLPANQLGTISIQDKQQSTDEAELTIPKDESIVESESVVAQLELKDDASVDAESNYEPHSAQLDLPLSQPETSVRDVQQYSTEVEHSIPEEPSTVRPEPVTREADTSDTKLKSPVPKDDFQFGFPVAQTEQSTVEDEPSVEPSFLQDEQSTTEAERSVSNDEPSIVQSVPVTSETEASDAGLKSPAAKDDFQFKFEHSDAKDESSASQPEFNISKDEPPATRTEPVPVPRDDFSQFEFPVTQTDQSVAKRPSVTEVELDVPKVEPTVLQTEHTAREYEPATQLEPSVPRDDLSQFEFPVIQTEQSTLKDEASSTQHDLSASDLEPCVLGLPVPKDEPSQAVSPSREPETPASEPKLSTTHQEASSAPKDESLVNQPNALASEPEPVVSNEWPVIQPEPTVKVTEPQSPVPKDESPVTEAPASEPKPPAQENGLSAHPEPAVSETKLTSTKSESAPKSSFEAARSVFDRSAGDSNSNWPLPDSPPTNKIGQREQSPPSEKGMQDTAHDDTTPQLTPQPKSKIDALSPKSFHSYEDVENLGDSPAQRPAVPPKSPRTPSSEQRWSPRVRHSSQSPSPLRTSYKGNQMDSPVGSPQQRTFSGFGLGSILSSRHKSLPSPPVPPKRSDTLLSTPSSSASLVPQADESLEVIAEFFTAFPKTSDRVDIDPQLMLTTRDSDSKIRTLKKQVWEITGEGKRQDLPINQEYILYEGSMYLCVHTFEFESDSSTRSETHLWCGDDVPDHAIDDAQTFARKVAKEHSCKLEVIKQGKETARFIQAVGGILITRRGSNSRSSLSALYMLCGRKHLKQMVFDEVDFTRRNLCSGFPFVISAPFGKLYLWKGKGSTAEEIGAARLIGMDLGLTGEFEEVTEGEEPESFFEIFNYRDTEEYLRSDDWQLKPNHEQFRCRLLRVDHELGQKSGFWIRRPGSSSPIIRPNDTVQEIEPYCYKDITPKGIYILDTYFELYVIVGEQAAHRPAEFASAVVFAHEYGILAASLQDRPFIPKSYVSIGGAPNSCRSAFRKWHKEAWKLPPQVFPLNAAIDAIRT
- a CDS encoding uncharacterized protein (BUSCO:EOG09264RJ7;~COG:U;~EggNog:ENOG410Q7WP;~InterPro:IPR005225,IPR027417,IPR006689;~PFAM:PF04670,PF00025,PF08477,PF00071,PF01926, PF09439;~go_function: GO:0005525 - GTP binding [Evidence IEA]): MLSILRKARLKDKEMRILMLGLDNAGKTTIVKKIMNEDVNTVSPTLGFIIKTIDFMGYRLNIWDVGGQKTLRSYWKNYFEKTDTLIWVVDATDRLRVDDCREELAGLLLEERLMGASLLIFLNKTDVEGCMSQDEVRERLCLDAIKTHKWTILPCSAMTGRNLHEGLEWVIQDAKDRLFLY